A single genomic interval of Aedes aegypti strain LVP_AGWG chromosome 1, AaegL5.0 Primary Assembly, whole genome shotgun sequence harbors:
- the LOC5563727 gene encoding general odorant-binding protein lush: MIKIRIVTLLVAVLLLETLRPSDAAMTMKQIKESMETMRKACAPKFDVPETTLNDLKAGNFRPDASKDEKCYAKCIAQMAGTLTKKGEISFSKTTAQIEALLPTELKAPAKEALKACKEVHTDYKDSCDKVYYSVKCAADFNRDVFIFP; the protein is encoded by the exons ATGATAAAGATACGGATTGTGACGCTGTTGGTCGCCGTTCTTCTGCTGGAAACACTCCGCCCAAGCGATGCTGCG ATGACAATGAAGCAAATCAAAGAATCCATGGAAACTATGAGGAAGGCGTGTGCCCCGAAATTCGATGTTCCCGAAA CAACTCTCAATGATCTTAAGGCAGGAAACTTCCGTCCCGATGCGAGCAAGGATGAGAAGTGCTACGCTAAATGCATCGCCCAAATGgctggcaca CTCACCAAGAAAGGTGAAATCAGCTTCTCGAAAACGACAGCCCAAATTGAAGCTTTGCTTCCAACGGAACTAAAAGCCCCTGCCAAAGAAGCACTTAAGGCGTGCAAGGAAGTTC ACACCGATTACAAGGACAGCTGCGACAAGGTGTATTACTCCGTGAAATGTGCAGCTGATTTCAATCGTGATGTATTCATTTTTCCTTAG